The nucleotide sequence TGGGAGGAGGAAGCGAAGAAGAGGGTCAAGAAAGCTGTGGGAAGGGATGACAATTCAGGGCTTCTTTCAATGCGGAAAGAAGACAATTTACATTCCTCCTTCGCTTAGGGATGAATACAGATTGAATTCACCGATTCCTTGTCGAAAATTTCAGCATCAGTTAGTCAGTTTCTCTCTTTCTATTTTAGTAAGACCTGCTCACAGTTGCTCCTCTTACATTTCTATTGCCAATTGCATATATCTACCATCTTGAATCTGCTACCAAAGCGTCTCGATGTGTCTTTCGATGTACTAAAAGATGCTTCTTTTCAGCAGTTTTCATTCTCGACAATGGTTCTCCAAATGGCCAAAGAAAAAAGTGAACAGCATAACCAAGTCCTTCAAAGTATTCGGATTTGCCAAAATCTTTGGTCTTATAGGCACTTAAGTCCGATATTTCTTTAGCAGTTCGACCGAAGAACACAGTCGATGAAAAATCGATAATTATGCTTCATATTTCAGCCTGTGATCCACACGAGAGCTTGTCCCGCTACTGAGAGTTCTTCATATTTCATGATGAGCAAGATCTACCACTGGAGGAAGAAAACTGCAAGTTCATCGAGCGACAATGGAGAAAGCTGTACTGAGTTTTCTTCTCACGCACAGTATGTCTGCTTTCACCATTCCTCTGTGAACAGCGATGCAGCCTGGACTCCACAAGCAGATCAGGATGCAGTTTCTGAAAGGCTGGCGTTTGTGGATCGAGCAATTCCATGTCCTCTCGGTTTAACTTTACTCGAAGCAGAGGAAGACTGCAGCTTTTTTCTGATACCCATTTCTCCCTGCTAATCCAATTCCTGGTTCCACTGCTTGCTGGTAATCTACAGGAACATGTAGAAAGGACATTGCAGCAGAAGAATTCTCCTGCAGAAAATTTCCATTTTGTTGTCTTCGAACACACTCTTCTTATATAAGCGCTACAAGTGACATCAGCTACACTAACCAAGATATCAACTTCATATATAAGTGGTGCAAGTTCATGAGTCCATCACATGTATATGTGGGCATGGATTCATCTTGTAGTGTTTTGGTAAGACGAGTACAAGTTGGTGAGAGGCAACCCTTCCACTCAGCTTCTGAATTCAGGATGAAGATTCATGTCTTCGGACATCATGAAGAGCTTTAATTCGAATTGGTTGTGCACAGTCTCATCTCCGAGAGGTCACCAGCACTGTATAATCGATCTATGGTGAACCTTTGGAAACAACTCATTCACCGCTATCGATGTGAACACATACATCTTTGTCTCATCTCCGAGGCATACAAGTTCAGAAACATACCTTATCACTGCAACGCATCATATTTTCCTTGAATCATATGCTGCACTGTCGCAAGATGAGCGTCGAAAACCAATCAGAAAAGCCATTGTTTCGAACATGGATCCTCGTCTATGCACATCAAATCCACAGGAAACAGCGTACGCCAAACATTTGGTTCCGGCCAGGGTTGGTGGCACATCAGGTCGAGCAAAGCCCAACCAGTGGCGTGGGAGGAGGTGACCGAATCCAGTAATCGGAGGCTTTGTTTATTAGTCCCCAAGCAACAGCGTGATTAGATTAAAAAGGATTTGTGGTCAGGTCGATGTCTCCCTTCGGCCCACCGTCGACGTCTCATCCGGCTGTCTTGTTGGGGCGCATCACCACCTCCTCTCCGACCCATAGCACTTTCCCTCTTAGTGTTACGTTCCCCGTTAATGGTGGGCGTGGAACGCTGGGCTCTGACACCGTCTGACTCCCGTTGTGCCCCCACTTTCTTCTTTATTCATTATATGTACTGCACAAGTGATTTGGAGTCGGCATTGGTTGCTCGAGTCGATCGTAATTCTTCTCCTGTAATCTCAGGTTTGATCTAATGCTTCTGATCCTGTGGAATGATGATAGGTTAGGGTTCAGTCATGGCTTATATTCTTCTCGGGATTGAGTTCTCAGTCTGCACCCAACAGTACTCCTCTCTTcatctataaatagccatatcttCTCCTCCCTCACTCAATGCTAACAGCGTCTCTTCTTCTTAGCTtctgccctcctcctcctctctctccctcCGTCTCATGGAAGGTGTTTACGTATGATCCTATTTGCAGTCTTCCACAGCTTTCTTGAACTGCATCTGTTCTTCTCACTCTGGGAAATTGCGGTTCAATAAAGCTGTGGGAAACTACAGGTGGAGATCAAATAGCAGAATTCTGCGTGCCTCTCCGCAACCTTTCTTCTTCACTGAACATGTCTCACAGGTAGGTGTTGGTGCTTTATAGGTTGCTCTTTGATTCAACGGCATCATGGCAGAAAACATATGACAATCGATTTAGTAGATCTAACATGAGAAGATCAGTCGTAACTCAATGATCGAGCTTAAAACTCCACCAGTTGCATTCCACATTCCAATTTCGGTTCATAACTATTCAGATACacccacatcttcttcttcttcttcttcaatctaCCAAAGATAGTCATGGAATCATATACTTGCAATGACTTGTACCAATTTTGTTCCCTCATCGTGAGTTGTTTGTTTATGCTCTTTCCTTCCATATTTGCTGTAAAAGTCTTGATCTATTTTCATTCATCTTGATGATAGCTACTGGTTCTGTAAGATGGAATGAATTTTGTACATGACCTCAGGCATCTTATGCACACCAAAACACCATCAGCCAATTGTTCCTTTCCTTGTTTTTATGGTATACATTCAGTTGTATATAATGATTTCTTGTTCTTTCTCAATCTACTCTCGTCCTCGTTTATACAATCACTACTGCTCAGCATGTTCTACATAAAATGATGTATAATTGGAAGAAGATATCATAATAAAGAGGTGTATCCCAGCATGATGTGTATATCCATAAACTTGTACAAACTAAAGGGACATGATTCATTAACCTTTCTAATCCGATCCGGCTGTCATTCTACTTCAGCAGATCCGTGTATTTATGGATAGATGCATTTTGGAGGGCGGCTTAGCCCTCAGACGTAACTATTTTGGTTGCTTGTGATGCTTAGAGGCATTGGTTGTACTCGCTTCTTGTAGTAATGTCTCAGATCACTCATCATTCTTACCTTAAATCCATCTACTACGTTGATACTGCGTTATAGATTATCTCTATCCGAGCGATCATTCTACCAAATTTTATATGCTTCTAAATACATAAAAACATAGAGGGAAAAAGAAGGAAAGGAGAACTGTCCTGCAGCGGAGAGATCTTTGTTCTAAGGTTTACGACGGACGCGCTTCATGTTCTTCTGCGACATACTCTCGAAGCATGCATGATTTGTATCATTACATTCGTACAGCAGCGGAAAGAAACGAGTGAGAAGATAATGACATGCTTGTGATGTGAAGGACAAATGCAAAATTTGAATCATTAGCTATCAACCACGATCAATTCCCATCTTCCCCTCAGTCGTCCAATTTCCCCACCGATGGATCTTAATTTGCCTACACTTCGACCACTACATTGTGAACTCTCTGATCACCCTTGGGCATGGCTTCTAAATGAAGAGCCAGGAAACCAGAAGAAGAATCATAAGCGAACTCTACATCCACAGAACCCAGCGAACATCTCCTCGGCCTAACGGAGGAGTATGCTCCAAATCTCCCGCATCCCTTGACTTCCATGCATATTATTGCAAGAGCATCGGGTCCCCTGTTCGCCGGCGGCGGTGCCTCGTTCGACTCGCTACCGCCGAATCCTGAACCGGACTCCAACATGCTGGCTGCACTCAGAACATGGTATGTGAGGCCTTCTACTGCTGCTCCAGCGTTGAACATGTCCGCCAGGCCTATCGGCGCAAATCTGATACCAGGTGCCAGATCCTGCATCACAAGCACAGTGATTGATGAGAGAGGCTGAAACGATCCTCGGTTTTCAGAAAGACAAAAAAAGCGCCTGGCTGTGGGAAACGAAGCTGGCAGACCTTGATGGGGGAGACTGTGAAGATCTCATGCTCCAAAACCTTCAAGGAGACTGGCATGGCGGCTCTGAATGGGAGGAGGACAAGCTCTCCGTCTCTGTGGCGGAAGGCAACGCAGTCACCTTTCCAGTCTCGGTCGGTTGCAGCCTCGGAGACGAGATGCACGTCACTTCCTCTCACGGCACAGGTCAGAGCCTCTGATGTTGTTTGGTGGAACATGTTCTTCTTCTCCGTGGAGCTCCACGCTGCACCTTGGCAATTGAAGACCCCAAGAACTCCGGTGTACTTGTTCATGTTCCATATCTTGAGCAAGCTAGAACAGAAGTAGAGCATACCattaatatgtatatgtatgatcaCCTCCGTGAATCATGAGGGATCACCGGTGCTCACCTCACACCATCACGAGCAGGATCAGAGAAGAGGCAATCACGCGTAGGACGACCGGGCAATCGAGCGCGAAGAATGGATCCATCGGGCAACACCAATTTCTTCAGCAACTCAAAGTTGTGCTTTCCGGGGGCATCACTATACGACCAAAAGATCTAACTCAAATTAGATGAACAACGCAAGCAATTTACTCCTACCAACAATCGGGTTCTCGATAACTCACCTTACGTATATCGGTCCTCCACTAATCGCTCGAGCTGATGCATGGTACTCTGCTGCCGGATGCAGAGAGTGGAACATGTCCCAATCAGGGAGCATGATCTCACCGAGGAAGATGCTGTTGTACGCAACTGAGGCGATGTGGATGGTGTGCGACACCGAATCCCTCGGGTAGAAATCATCCGACGCCCGCACCACCGCCGTCTGCTTCGAGCTGGATTCGTTCAAGCAGCAGCACCACCAACGAATTATATGTTAGCACCATGTTCTTACCCTGCTATCTGAAATCGAGAGGGAGGAGCACAGACCAGTAGAGAGCATCGGTGTTGTGGCTCATGCAAGCGATGCAGCCATTGTCCGGGAAATTCTTGGCGATCGATGCATCGAGAGCCCGGTGGTACTGTCGCGTCAGCTCCACCCTCCCACCGTGTCCGGCACCGAGGGTCTCCAAGATGCACTGCACGTCGACCTTGACCCCGTCGATGCCGGCGGCCGCCAAGTAGCGGTGGAGCTCGTTGTAGAACTTGTATACGCTCTTGGGGTGCACCAGGCCCAGCCCCTGCATCGTGAGCACGTCCGTCTTCATCCCCGGCTCGTTCTCCACCACTCCCGGCGACACCTTGGGGTACTGCATCTTGGAATTGTAGTCCTCCATCCCCTCGACCCCCGGCCGCACTCCGCCCCAGTACCCAGTGATCGCGTGCCATACGTAGACATACTTGAGCCCGTACTTGTCCTTCGCTGTTTGCACGATTGTCTTGATCCCGGCGGcgggatcctccttgctctggaaCTTGCCGTTCTCCTTGATTCCGGTCAGCCGTAGCAAAGGACTCGGCTTCTCTGGCTCTTCTGAGGATTGATCGGAGCCGACGGACTGCCATCCGTCATCGATGATGACGAATCGCGGCGGGGCGCCGCCGGCAGTGAGGCTTCTGAGCCCGGCTTCGACGCCCTCTTGCGTGACGTCCTGGTAGAAGGCGTCCCACGTGCACCAGCCGAAGTAGTCCACGACGCCCGGGAGCTTCTTATCGCTGCGGTGGCGGAAGGACTTGAGACGGGACTTGACGGCGTCGATGGCGCCTGATATGGCTGCAAAGGGGTCGGAGCTCGCGGCGCCGACGAACAGGACGTGGGAGAAGGAGGCGGATTTGGTGTCGTCGTCGCCGCTCTCAAGGCACAGCTCCAGCTCGTCGCGGGAGTTACCCTGGAGGCAGGCCCGGAAGGGGCCTTCGACTAGCGGGAGGAAGACGGTGTAGACAATctcatcgctgctgctgctgctgccgctgccatccATCGCCGTAAGCTGAGATCCATCCTTGGATTCAAGGAGGAGGAATTGGGTCTCATGGGGGATGTCCCTCCCCTGATCGCCCATCTTCTGAGCCATCCACCACAGCTTGAAGCGGAAGCTCGCCAAGAATCGAACATCTCTGCAACGATTCAAGATCCAAAAGACTCAACCAAATAATGCGCTAAGTAACATAGCCTTCTCTGTAATCGATAACAGAGGATCCACGGCTAACCTCAGCGTGCCAAGAGACACGACATGACGACATGACGGCTCAGAGAACTGAGTGCCGAGGAAGATGCCGTCGACGGGGCCGGAGCTGACGGCAGAACTAGAGATCACGTTGTCAGGAACGCCGGAGAGGACGGTGCGGTCTTTGATGACCAGTTTCCTATCAGAAACCCAGACTGTTTTGGTGatcgtcatctctttgggctctcCGACAAGCGATCCCGATTCAGATGCTGCCTAACCACAAATCATCGGTACAAAAGGCATCGAAACAAGATGAAACGAGAATGGGTATCCGAGAGATCAAATCGATACCTTGGAACAAAAGGTGGTGAAGGGAGTCGTGACAGGAGAAGACAATCTAGGAGACACTGCAACAGATCTGGAAGGAAAGAACGAGATGAATCGAGAGAAGTAAGGAGGTTTTATAGggaggggaggagaagggaggcgGGCATAAATGGCATTGCCCCTCATTCTAATTGCAAGGGGTGGACAGATCTGGTGGTGATATGCTCGATGCAACACGGGCAACCTCTGTTTACCTGTCGAGTTGCAGATGGGCACGCAGCGGCACACAAGTAGGGCAGAGAAAGGAAGGGTAAGGGATGAACCGTGAGAGCACGCAGCAGCGGATGCGATTGTGGATGAGAACAACACGTCGGATCCAACGAAGCCGGGTGGTAACAAAGAGAAGGCGAATAGGAGACGAGATGACAGGACGCGTCATGGGAGGGAGGCTGGGGCGGGCTAGATATCGCGTCGTGTGACAGATGACGGCGGTGTTGGATTCGTGTTGGATCCACGTGAATCTGGTGGGTTACTGAGTAGATTGTGACGGTGCTGCTCCCGCTCCCTATTCGTTTCGCTACGGCACGACTCTCGGCGTGTTTTGATGGTGTGGTATGGGCTCCGTATGGGCCGTGTTCTCGTTATGTGATATTTTAATGCAATTTATCGGAAAAATAACTCTTTATTTTTTCGTTCTGGTTTTTGCTCCTTTTTATTTGGTGTAGTATTTTGATCGATTCCTGACCTTTGATATTATAGATTAATCgactaaaattaataaaaatatttagaaacACTGATATATCAATAAGGAAACCAAATTTATTGATATTGATATATATTAGAGTAATATACTTATATTCCACCACTTCAATTTGCTCAATCCAATTTCAAATAGACACCAGAAAAAAAATCAGGCCAAGATAGGTTTTGAACCCATCTTCAAACTTTGTGGAATGAGAATTTGAATTCTCATCTTTTAGCAGTAAGTAGGTGTACGATTTTTAACTTTTAATTTTTGATAAGTAAATCTAAAACACTGTCAGAGATATCTTTTATGTATTAAAGCCCGTCCGATGTTAATTCAGTATATTGTAACTCCAATGTGGCTTCGAGGTAGCTATGAGGTGGAAGTATCGAGCTTTCGAGACGTCACCTGCACTAAGACCGATGTTTGGGAAAATTTCCTGACCCAATTCCTCCGGCACTTAAGTTAGTCACTGAGATGTTTCTTAGGTAtggatttttctttaaaaaaaagagtCATCCCAGAATAGTATTgggtttttctaaaaaaaaaaagtcatcccAAAGATCTctttgatccactcacggaatgttggatgattaataatgtcttattgtcagacagagaTTCTGTCATCTCAgttgtgtatttggtccttaaagttaacacaccaaggatgtcctgtataagtactctactctttgataccggacgtaTAGATCTGAAAGTTCCAAATCTAATACGTCCAatcattgggagtgacagccaaccttacgagggctattaagtgtcaatatAGGATCATTCGCTTTTGGTGTCACGagaaaaatatctcatgtattcttgttcaaataaatctttagctatggtcatttgaattgagagagaaaaagttctccgtaAGGATTAGATTCTCATATATCGTTTAGGGATTACAGAATAGTAGCAtattacgtccgcagtcgatgagtcgagtgaactattattgagataataattcactaggcTAGAATGAGTACTAACAAGCATGATTCatagtcagctcgatattgggcctagagggtcacacatatatagtaagtgtttgttagaacccttgcagattctaaacttggggttgatctctttaggggatcggcctccttggaactctataggggttcctccctccaagttgctgctcaaaggctgcagaaaagattcatctatttcttaagaaaagagaaggaatacatggctatttatagagcttctaaaccctaactcctaatatgactcctacttaagactcttacttctaaccaactcctaaaaggactcctactcaagactcctattcccttacaattcctaattattctctaagaaaaaacctcctacatgaatgcccctcacaattaggactctcctagctagagtcctaacagaatgtccctctcaattaggactctcctagctagagtcctaacatttttacatgaatgtccctctcaattaggactctccaagctagagtcctaacagacccgccctctttaaatcagccttgtcctcgaggctgatgattcatgaattctgagaatttgatcttcaagtcgtcatagttctcccaagtggcatcttcttttggtaggttcgcccactgtattagcacttcattagtgggtcatcgtcatcgagtcacgatccgtcgatcaataatggcacttggctgggtctagagttctctttgggtagtcatatttggtgggtggctttgggctgtctccaagcacctgtttaaaacttccggttggctgttggtttgtgggcgatatgtcgtactccttttcaatttagtaccctgcatatggaataactttgtccaaaatctgctattgaagatgcaagtagaatttgtcacaagcacaatgcgtcccttatagtgtaattcttttgagtcccaattgtaatgagccatggggcttggtgcttcctccaatttttttataaacttactagtatctgaatcttcctgccattccatcttaatatcctcaaggaaatcgctggtcggaagtgaaacggtcgaaacttcaacttgttcgggtagctgcgaaagcgcatctgcaagaacattctctttcccctttttgtaagttatttcaaaatcaaatccaagaagttttgttacccatttttgctgctcgggggaagatatcttctgctccaagagatattttaggcttttatggtcggtcttgatttgaaagtatcgcctgatcaagtacaatctccacctcgttgctgcgcgcacaatggcgagcatctccttatcatatgttgacatattttgatcggaggaagataatgccttgctagtgtatgcgagtggtcgaccatcttgcatgagaatggctccaattctgactccagatgtgtcggcctcaataatgaagggtcggttgaaatctggtagtgttagcaccggcgtcgtcgtcatagctgccttaagtttgtcgaaggcagcggaggctctgtccaaccattggaagacatctttttctagtaaggaagtaagtggtgcactgatctttccatagtttttcacgaacttgcggtagtagcctgttaaacccagaaagccatgtagcaattttatgtttctcgaggtcggccagttttgcattgctccaattttgaaggggtctactgccacaccttcctctgatatgatatgcccaagacattccacctt is from Musa acuminata AAA Group cultivar baxijiao chromosome BXJ1-6, Cavendish_Baxijiao_AAA, whole genome shotgun sequence and encodes:
- the LOC135677322 gene encoding probable galactinol--sucrose galactosyltransferase 6 isoform X2, with amino-acid sequence MRGNAIYARLPSPPLPIKPPYFSRFISFFPSRSVAVSPRLSSPVTTPFTTFCSKAASESGSLVGEPKEMTITKTVWVSDRKLVIKDRTVLSGVPDNVISSSAVSSGPVDGIFLGTQFSEPSCRHVVSLGTLRDVRFLASFRFKLWWMAQKMGDQGRDIPHETQFLLLESKDGSQLTAMDGSGSSSSSDEIVYTVFLPLVEGPFRACLQGNSRDELELCLESGDDDTKSASFSHVLFVGAASSDPFAAISGAIDAVKSRLKSFRHRSDKKLPGVVDYFGWCTWDAFYQDVTQEGVEAGLRSLTAGGAPPRFVIIDDGWQSVGSDQSSEEPEKPSPLLRLTGIKENGKFQSKEDPAAGIKTIVQTAKDKYGLKYVYVWHAITGYWGGVRPGVEGMEDYNSKMQYPKVSPGVVENEPGMKTDVLTMQGLGLVHPKSVYKFYNELHRYLAAAGIDGVKVDVQCILETLGAGHGGRVELTRQYHRALDASIAKNFPDNGCIACMSHNTDALYCSKQTAVVRASDDFYPRDSVSHTIHIASVAYNSIFLGEIMLPDWDMFHSLHPAAEYHASARAISGGPIYVSDAPGKHNFELLKKLVLPDGSILRARLPGRPTRDCLFSDPARDGVSLLKIWNMNKYTGVLGVFNCQGAAWSSTEKKNMFHQTTSEALTCAVRGSDVHLVSEAATDRDWKGDCVAFRHRDGELVLLPFRAAMPVSLKVLEHEIFTVSPIKDLAPGIRFAPIGLADMFNAGAAVEGLTYHVLSAASMLESGSGFGGSESNEAPPPANRGPDALAIICMEVKGCGRFGAYSSVRPRRCSLGSVDVEFAYDSSSGFLALHLEAMPKGDQRVHNVVVEV
- the LOC135677322 gene encoding probable galactinol--sucrose galactosyltransferase 6 isoform X1, translating into MTITKTVWVSDRKLVIKDRTVLSGVPDNVISSSAVSSGPVDGIFLGTQFSEPSCRHVVSLGTLRDVRFLASFRFKLWWMAQKMGDQGRDIPHETQFLLLESKDGSQLTAMDGSGSSSSSDEIVYTVFLPLVEGPFRACLQGNSRDELELCLESGDDDTKSASFSHVLFVGAASSDPFAAISGAIDAVKSRLKSFRHRSDKKLPGVVDYFGWCTWDAFYQDVTQEGVEAGLRSLTAGGAPPRFVIIDDGWQSVGSDQSSEEPEKPSPLLRLTGIKENGKFQSKEDPAAGIKTIVQTAKDKYGLKYVYVWHAITGYWGGVRPGVEGMEDYNSKMQYPKVSPGVVENEPGMKTDVLTMQGLGLVHPKSVYKFYNELHRYLAAAGIDGVKVDVQCILETLGAGHGGRVELTRQYHRALDASIAKNFPDNGCIACMSHNTDALYCSKQTAVVRASDDFYPRDSVSHTIHIASVAYNSIFLGEIMLPDWDMFHSLHPAAEYHASARAISGGPIYVSDAPGKHNFELLKKLVLPDGSILRARLPGRPTRDCLFSDPARDGVSLLKIWNMNKYTGVLGVFNCQGAAWSSTEKKNMFHQTTSEALTCAVRGSDVHLVSEAATDRDWKGDCVAFRHRDGELVLLPFRAAMPVSLKVLEHEIFTVSPIKDLAPGIRFAPIGLADMFNAGAAVEGLTYHVLSAASMLESGSGFGGSESNEAPPPANRGPDALAIICMEVKGCGRFGAYSSVRPRRCSLGSVDVEFAYDSSSGFLALHLEAMPKGDQRVHNVVVEV